One genomic window of Fusarium verticillioides 7600 chromosome 2, whole genome shotgun sequence includes the following:
- a CDS encoding DNA-binding protein creA, with protein MQRAQSAVDFSNLLNPTVPADKESEKPHQGDVEMATAAVTVIKPNGPLPGVQNSENSNELPRPYKCPLCDKAFHRLEHQTRHIRTHTGEKPHACQFPGCSKKFSRSDELTRHSRIHNNPNSRRGNKATQAHQQQQHQMHQQQGLPPHMMPDGMMAPPPAPKTIRSAPGSALASPNVSPPHSYSTFALPVSAVHYNRSGDISMLAKAATQVERETLTAPPHHSNNHRHHPYFGHGMHSSRGHLPTLSSYHMGRSHSNEDPSDDHYSGAMRHAKRSRPNSPNSTAPSSPTFSHDSLSPTPDHTPIATPAHSPRLRPFSTGYELPSLRNLSLQHNTTPALAPMEPHLEQNQFQQGSAPTTQSRPTGMSLTDIISRPDGSQRKLPVPQVPKVAVQDLLSDNGFSHSGRSSGTSSLAGGDLMDRM; from the coding sequence ATGCAACGAGCACAGTCGGCCGTGGATTTTTCCAATCTACTTAACCCCACAGTCCCGGCTGATAAGGAATCCGAAAAACCCCATCAGGGCGACGTCGAGATGGCTACAGCAGCAGTTACCGTCATTAAACCCAATGGCCCCCTTCCGGGTGTCCAGAACTCGGAGAACTCGAATGAGTTGCCCCGACCTTACAAGTGCCCTCTCTGCGATAAGGCCTTCCACCGCCTTGAGCATCAGACTCGACACATCCGCACTCACACTGGAGAAAAGCCTCACGCCTGCCAGTTCCCTGGCTGCAGCAAGAAGTTCTCTCGATCTGATGAGCTCACACGCCACTCTCGCATTCacaacaaccccaactcGAGGCGAGGTAACAAGGCGACCCAAGcacaccagcagcagcagcaccaaatgcatcagcagcagggcCTTCCGCCTCACATGATGCCTGATGGAATGATGGCGCCGCCTCCCGCGCCCAAGACCATCCGCTCCGCCCCTGGCTCTGCACTGGCTTCACCTAATGTGTCTCCCCCCCACTCCTACTCTACCTTTGCTCTGCCTGTTTCTGCGGTTCACTACAATCGCAGCGGTGACATTTCCATgctggccaaggctgctaCTCAGGTTGAGCGTGAGACTCTGActgctcctcctcaccacaGCAATAACCACCGTCATCACCCTTACTTTGGTCACGGAATGCATAGCTCTCGAGGCCATCTGCCTACGCTTTCTTCCTACCACATGGGCCGCTCTCACTCAAACGAGGACCCCAGCGATGACCACTACTCTGGCGCTATGCGACATGCTAAGCGATCAAGGCCCAACTCCCCCAACTCTACAGctccctcttcaccaacatTTTCTCACGACTCTCTGTCACCCACTCCCGACCACACCCCTATCGCTACTCCTGCTCACTCTCCTCGTCTGCGACCTTTCTCTACTGGTTATGAGCTGCCAAGTCTCCGAAATTTGTCTCTCCAGCACAATACGACGCCTGCTCTGGCCCCTATGGAGCCTCATCTCGAGCAGAATCAGTTCCAGCAGGGATCTGCCCCCACTACCCAGTCTCGTCCTACTGGGATGTCTTTGACGGACATCATCAGCCGGCCCGACGGATCTCAGCGAAAGCTCCCTGTTCCTCAGGTTCCGAAGGTGGCTGTCCAGGATCTACTTTCTGACAATGGCTTCAGCCACAGCGGCAGGAGCTCAGGAACCAGCAGTTTGGCCGGCGGCGATCTCATGGATCGAATGTAG